Proteins from one Diorhabda carinulata isolate Delta chromosome 10, icDioCari1.1, whole genome shotgun sequence genomic window:
- the LOC130898633 gene encoding diacylglycerol kinase theta isoform X4: protein MASVAGSQEQPPAAHGHSFCKKTFHKPTYCHHCSDMLWGLIQQGFICEVCNFVVHDRCLKTVVSPCSSVAASQIRNPVAHCWSESFHHKRKFCNVCRKRLDDSESIHCEICEYFVHVECQDFAVADCKENATYLPGKQLVYVRHQHHWREGNLPSNSKCALCKKTCWTTECLSGYRCEWCGMTCHAACHVSINNECTFGILEPIYLPPHAVSIPRTEVPMEAIIGVQVRRKDTLSLVSTETVRRSASLTSMFKRLSVVLPHSCQGKCQQNLSPQFDRARSTSEEFSSGDTGKYRDSEDSHASARQDKQNKNQEERDEEAIKVYDGNNSLRRRIYRIIVVPRQASLKQVLTLALRAFHITKDPNSFHLTDLYSPDEAVLQDPTPVLTLNRKEGKRPAVFLRFKDRDNDSGEVRVYPGKLQVSQACCTVPVDSNTTVGGLISDALKKFSLEDGNAESYRCSEVLLDRGVTERVLSWNERPWEIMKQLGKDSIRQMELMRFYLQLKQDPHGPNLALFVGNLPPNLSERNYENILTDFLGKENKFSKIGPIYYEYGSMVITYEDSEKAVRALYILRESKYEDKQPLLVMLLPNIEPSMIPQGVQPLLVFVNVKSGGCQGLELISSFRKLLNPYQVFDLDNGGPLPGLYVFRNIQNYKILVCGGDGTIGWVLQCLDNVGQDSQCSNPACAIVPLGTGNDLARVLRWGPGYTGGEDPLNLLRDVIDAEEIRLDRWTVVFHPEDKPDDNVNKQSNSTVVASSTSEDKAQIFVMNNYFGIGIDADLCLDFHNAREENPGKFISRLHNKSVYVRMGLRKMVGPKMCKDLHKEVRLEVDGKLVELPQVEGIIILNILSWGSGANPWGPEKDDQFSKPNHWDGMLEVVGVTGVVHLGQIQSGLRSAMRIAQGGHIKIHLSSDIPVQVDGEPWVQSPCDVVVLKSALKATMLKKNKFKRRPTEPNILPANGEGGKSTDE from the exons ATGGCGTCGGTGGCGGGCTCGCAAGAACAGCCGCCCGCCGCGCACGGCCATAGCTTCTGCAAGAAGACCTTCCATAAACCCACCTACTGTCATCATTGCAGCGATATGCTGTGGGGCCTTATACAACAGGGCTTCATATGCgaag TTTGCAACTTCGTTGTACATGATCGTTGCTTGAAGACTGTAGTATCTCCGTGTTCCAGCGTTGCCGCCAGTCAAATTAGG aatCCCGTTGCCCACTGCTGGTCCGAATCATTTCatcataaaagaaaattttgcaaCGTTTGCCGGAAGAGGTTGGACGATTCGGAATCGATCCATTGCGAAA TTTGCGAATATTTCGTACACGTGGAATGTCAGGATTTCGCGGTGGCCGATTGTAAGGAGAACGCGACTTATCTTCCTGGTAAGCAGTTGGTGTACGTCCGCCATCAACATCATTGGCGGGAGGGGAACCTACCCAGCAACTCTAAATGCGCCCTCTGCAAAAAAACTTGTTGGACTACGGAATGTTTGTCCGGATATAGATGCGAATGGTGTGGAATGACG tgCCACGCTGCCTGTCACGTAAGCATAAATAACGAATGCACCTTCGGAATATTGGAACCGATTTATCTACCACCACATGCCGTCAGTATACCAAGAACTGAAGTGCCCATGGAGGCTATAATTGGAGTACAAGTCAGAAGAAAGGACACCCTGTCTC TCGTCAGTACGGAAACAGTGAGGCGGAGCGCCTCTTTGACGAGTATGTTTAAGAGGCTTTCTGTTGTTTTGCCCCATTCTTGTCAGGGCAAGTGCCAGCAGAATTTGTCGCCCCAATTCGACAGAG cgAGGAGTACTTCTGAGGAATTTAGTAGTGGGGATACAGGAAAATACAGGGATTCCGAAGATTCTCATGCGTCGGCGCGACAggataaacaaaacaaaaatcaagaaGAAAGAGACGaag AGGCAATCAAAGTATACGACGGCAACAATTCGTTACGTCGCAGAATATACAGAATAATCGTCGTACCGAGACAGGCGTCGTTGAAACAGGTTTTGACGTTGGCCTTAAGGGCGTTTCACATAACCAAAGATCCGAATTCGTTTCATTTGACGGACCTCTATTCGCCGGACGAGGCCGTTTTACAAGATCCGACTCCGGTATTAACCCTAAACAGAAAAGAGGGTAAAAGACCGGCGGTTTTCCTCCGTTTCAAAGACAGGGACAACGATTCCGGCGAGGTTCGAGTCTACCCCGGCAAATTGCAGGTATCGCAGGCATGCTGCACCGTGCCCGTCGATTCCAATACGACCGTCGGCGGTCTAATAAGCGACGCCCTCAAGAAATTCTCCCTCGAAGACGGCAACGCGGAGAGTTACCGCTGCAGCGAGGTGTTGCTCGACAGAGGCG TTACGGAACGCGTGCTGTCATGGAACGAACGGCCCTGGGAAATAATGAAACAACTCGGCAAAGACAGTATACGCCAGATGGAGTTGATGAGGTTCTATTTGCAATTGAAACAAGACCCGCACGGACCGAATTTGGCGTTGTTCGTCGGTAATTTGCCGCCGAATTTGTCCGAACGCAATTACGAGAACATCCTGACGGATTTTTTGGGGAAAG aaaacaaattttccaaaatcgGTCCGATTTATTACGAATACGGCTCGATGGTGATAACGTACGAGGATTCGGAGAAGGCCGTAAGGGCCCTGTACATTTTGAGGGAGTCCAAGTACGAGGATAAACAACCTTTGTTGG TTATGCTATTACCGAACATCGAACCATCGATGATCCCCCAGGGGGTGCAACCGCTTCTGGTATTCGTAAACGTCAAATCGGGCGGTTGCCAAGGTCTGGAATTGATATCGAGTTTCAGGAAATTGTTGAACCCCTATCAGGTGTTCGATCTGGATAACGGCGGTCCGTTACCGGGTCTCTACGTATTCAGGAACATCCAGAATTACAAAATACTCGTTTGCGGCGGGGACGGTACCATCGGTTGGGTGCTGCAATGTCTCGATAACGTCGGACAGGATTCTCAATGTTCGAATCCCGCATGCGCAATAGTACCGTTAGGAACCg GTAACGATCTGGCGCGCGTCCTGCGATGGGGTCCCGGTTACACCGGCGGCGAGGATCCCCTCAATCTGCTAAGGGACGTTATCGACGCCGAAGAGATACGTTTGGATCGTTGGACGGTGGTTTTCCATCCGGAAGATAAGCCCGACGATAACGTTAATAAACAGAGCAATTCCACTG TGGTGGCGAGTTCGACTAGCGAAGACAAGGCGCAGATATTCGTGATGAACAATTATTTCGGTATCGGCATCGACGCCGATTTATGTTTGGATTTCCATAACGCCCGCGAGGAAAATCCCGGGAAATTCATCAGCAGGTTACACAATAAGAGCGTCTACGTCCGAATGGGGTTGAGAAAAATGGTCGGGCCGAAGATGTGCAAGGATCTACATAAGGAAGTCAGATTGGAGGTCGACGGAAAATTGGTGGAACTCCCCCAAGTCGAGGgcattataatattgaatattctgAG TTGGGGATCCGGCGCTAATCCTTGGGGACCCGAAAAGGACGATCAATTTTCGAAACCGAACCATTGGGACGGTATGCTGGAAGTCGTAGGGGTGACCGGGGTAGTCCATTTAGGTCAGATTCAATCCGGTCTGCGATCCGCCATGAGAATCGCTCAG gGTGGACACATTAAAATTCATTTGAGTTCCGACATACCGGTTCAAGTGGACGGCGAACCGTGGGTGCAAAGTCCTTGCGACGTCGTGGTACTCAAATCGGCTCTCAAG GCGACaatgttgaagaaaaacaaattcaaacgTCGACCTACCGAACCGAATATACTGCCCGCCAACGGGGAGGGGGGAAAAAGCACAGAcgaatag
- the LOC130898633 gene encoding diacylglycerol kinase theta isoform X3 codes for MASVAGSQEQPPAAHGHSFCKKTFHKPTYCHHCSDMLWGLIQQGFICEVCNFVVHDRCLKTVVSPCSSVAASQIRNPVAHCWSESFHHKRKFCNVCRKRLDDSESIHCEICEYFVHVECQDFAVADCKENATYLPGKQLVYVRHQHHWREGNLPSNSKCALCKKTCWTTECLSGYRCEWCGMTCHAACHVSINNECTFGILEPIYLPPHAVSIPRTEVPMEAIIGVQVRRKDTLSLVSTETVRRSASLTSMFKRLSVVLPHSCQGKCQQNLSPQFDRARSTSEEFSSGDTGKYRDSEDSHASARQDKQNKNQEERDEEAIKVYDGNNSLRRRIYRIIVVPRQASLKQVLTLALRAFHITKDPNSFHLTDLYSPDEAVLQDPTPVLTLNRKEGKRPAVFLRFKDRDNDSGEVRVYPGKLQVSQACCTVPVDSNTTVGGLISDALKKFSLEDGNAESYRCSEVLLDRGVTERVLSWNERPWEIMKQLGKDSIRQMELMRFYLQLKQDPHGPNLALFVGNLPPNLSERNYENILTDFLGKENKFSKIGPIYYEYGSMVITYEDSEKAVRALYILRESKYEDKQPLLVMLLPNIEPSMIPQGVQPLLVFVNVKSGGCQGLELISSFRKLLNPYQVFDLDNGGPLPGLYVFRNIQNYKILVCGGDGTIGWVLQCLDNVGQDSQCSNPACAIVPLGTGNDLARVLRWGPGYTGGEDPLNLLRDVIDAEEIRLDRWTVVFHPEDKPDDNVNKQSNSTVVASSTSEDKAQIFVMNNYFGIGIDADLCLDFHNAREENPGKFISRLHNKSVYVRMGLRKMVGPKMCKDLHKEVRLEVDGKLVELPQVEGIIILNILSWGSGANPWGPEKDDQFSKPNHWDGMLEVVGVTGVVHLGQIQSGLRSAMRIAQGGHIKIHLSSDIPVQVDGEPWVQSPCDVVVLKSALKATMLKKMKGKMKRRNTEPTMLISPGVQLATLPTSNDGESPTEPINSNF; via the exons ATGGCGTCGGTGGCGGGCTCGCAAGAACAGCCGCCCGCCGCGCACGGCCATAGCTTCTGCAAGAAGACCTTCCATAAACCCACCTACTGTCATCATTGCAGCGATATGCTGTGGGGCCTTATACAACAGGGCTTCATATGCgaag TTTGCAACTTCGTTGTACATGATCGTTGCTTGAAGACTGTAGTATCTCCGTGTTCCAGCGTTGCCGCCAGTCAAATTAGG aatCCCGTTGCCCACTGCTGGTCCGAATCATTTCatcataaaagaaaattttgcaaCGTTTGCCGGAAGAGGTTGGACGATTCGGAATCGATCCATTGCGAAA TTTGCGAATATTTCGTACACGTGGAATGTCAGGATTTCGCGGTGGCCGATTGTAAGGAGAACGCGACTTATCTTCCTGGTAAGCAGTTGGTGTACGTCCGCCATCAACATCATTGGCGGGAGGGGAACCTACCCAGCAACTCTAAATGCGCCCTCTGCAAAAAAACTTGTTGGACTACGGAATGTTTGTCCGGATATAGATGCGAATGGTGTGGAATGACG tgCCACGCTGCCTGTCACGTAAGCATAAATAACGAATGCACCTTCGGAATATTGGAACCGATTTATCTACCACCACATGCCGTCAGTATACCAAGAACTGAAGTGCCCATGGAGGCTATAATTGGAGTACAAGTCAGAAGAAAGGACACCCTGTCTC TCGTCAGTACGGAAACAGTGAGGCGGAGCGCCTCTTTGACGAGTATGTTTAAGAGGCTTTCTGTTGTTTTGCCCCATTCTTGTCAGGGCAAGTGCCAGCAGAATTTGTCGCCCCAATTCGACAGAG cgAGGAGTACTTCTGAGGAATTTAGTAGTGGGGATACAGGAAAATACAGGGATTCCGAAGATTCTCATGCGTCGGCGCGACAggataaacaaaacaaaaatcaagaaGAAAGAGACGaag AGGCAATCAAAGTATACGACGGCAACAATTCGTTACGTCGCAGAATATACAGAATAATCGTCGTACCGAGACAGGCGTCGTTGAAACAGGTTTTGACGTTGGCCTTAAGGGCGTTTCACATAACCAAAGATCCGAATTCGTTTCATTTGACGGACCTCTATTCGCCGGACGAGGCCGTTTTACAAGATCCGACTCCGGTATTAACCCTAAACAGAAAAGAGGGTAAAAGACCGGCGGTTTTCCTCCGTTTCAAAGACAGGGACAACGATTCCGGCGAGGTTCGAGTCTACCCCGGCAAATTGCAGGTATCGCAGGCATGCTGCACCGTGCCCGTCGATTCCAATACGACCGTCGGCGGTCTAATAAGCGACGCCCTCAAGAAATTCTCCCTCGAAGACGGCAACGCGGAGAGTTACCGCTGCAGCGAGGTGTTGCTCGACAGAGGCG TTACGGAACGCGTGCTGTCATGGAACGAACGGCCCTGGGAAATAATGAAACAACTCGGCAAAGACAGTATACGCCAGATGGAGTTGATGAGGTTCTATTTGCAATTGAAACAAGACCCGCACGGACCGAATTTGGCGTTGTTCGTCGGTAATTTGCCGCCGAATTTGTCCGAACGCAATTACGAGAACATCCTGACGGATTTTTTGGGGAAAG aaaacaaattttccaaaatcgGTCCGATTTATTACGAATACGGCTCGATGGTGATAACGTACGAGGATTCGGAGAAGGCCGTAAGGGCCCTGTACATTTTGAGGGAGTCCAAGTACGAGGATAAACAACCTTTGTTGG TTATGCTATTACCGAACATCGAACCATCGATGATCCCCCAGGGGGTGCAACCGCTTCTGGTATTCGTAAACGTCAAATCGGGCGGTTGCCAAGGTCTGGAATTGATATCGAGTTTCAGGAAATTGTTGAACCCCTATCAGGTGTTCGATCTGGATAACGGCGGTCCGTTACCGGGTCTCTACGTATTCAGGAACATCCAGAATTACAAAATACTCGTTTGCGGCGGGGACGGTACCATCGGTTGGGTGCTGCAATGTCTCGATAACGTCGGACAGGATTCTCAATGTTCGAATCCCGCATGCGCAATAGTACCGTTAGGAACCg GTAACGATCTGGCGCGCGTCCTGCGATGGGGTCCCGGTTACACCGGCGGCGAGGATCCCCTCAATCTGCTAAGGGACGTTATCGACGCCGAAGAGATACGTTTGGATCGTTGGACGGTGGTTTTCCATCCGGAAGATAAGCCCGACGATAACGTTAATAAACAGAGCAATTCCACTG TGGTGGCGAGTTCGACTAGCGAAGACAAGGCGCAGATATTCGTGATGAACAATTATTTCGGTATCGGCATCGACGCCGATTTATGTTTGGATTTCCATAACGCCCGCGAGGAAAATCCCGGGAAATTCATCAGCAGGTTACACAATAAGAGCGTCTACGTCCGAATGGGGTTGAGAAAAATGGTCGGGCCGAAGATGTGCAAGGATCTACATAAGGAAGTCAGATTGGAGGTCGACGGAAAATTGGTGGAACTCCCCCAAGTCGAGGgcattataatattgaatattctgAG TTGGGGATCCGGCGCTAATCCTTGGGGACCCGAAAAGGACGATCAATTTTCGAAACCGAACCATTGGGACGGTATGCTGGAAGTCGTAGGGGTGACCGGGGTAGTCCATTTAGGTCAGATTCAATCCGGTCTGCGATCCGCCATGAGAATCGCTCAG gGTGGACACATTAAAATTCATTTGAGTTCCGACATACCGGTTCAAGTGGACGGCGAACCGTGGGTGCAAAGTCCTTGCGACGTCGTGGTACTCAAATCGGCTCTCAAG GCGACGATGCTGAAGAAGATGAAGGGTAAAATGAAACGTCGCAACACCGAACCCACCATGCTGATATCGCCCGGCGTACAATTGGCGACGTTGCCGACGTCCAACGACGGCGAATCGCCCACCGAACcgataaattcaaatttttga
- the LOC130898633 gene encoding diacylglycerol kinase theta isoform X2 — MASVAGSQEQPPAAHGHSFCKKTFHKPTYCHHCSDMLWGLIQQGFICEVCNFVVHDRCLKTVVSPCSSVAASQIRNPVAHCWSESFHHKRKFCNVCRKRLDDSESIHCEICEYFVHVECQDFAVADCKENATYLPGKQLVYVRHQHHWREGNLPSNSKCALCKKTCWTTECLSGYRCEWCGMTCHAACHVSINNECTFGILEPIYLPPHAVSIPRTEVPMEAIIGVQVRRKDTLSLVSTETVRRSASLTSMFKRLSVVLPHSCQGKCQQNLSPQFDRARSTSEEFSSGDTGKYRDSEDSHASARQDKQNKNQEERDEEAIKVYDGNNSLRRRIYRIIVVPRQASLKQVLTLALRAFHITKDPNSFHLTDLYSPDEAVLQDPTPVLTLNRKEGKRPAVFLRFKDRDNDSGEVRVYPGKLQVSQACCTVPVDSNTTVGGLISDALKKFSLEDGNAESYRCSEVLLDRGVTERVLSWNERPWEIMKQLGKDSIRQMELMRFYLQLKQDPHGPNLALFVGNLPPNLSERNYENILTDFLGKENKFSKIGPIYYEYGSMVITYEDSEKAVRALYILRESKYEDKQPLLVMLLPNIEPSMIPQGVQPLLVFVNVKSGGCQGLELISSFRKLLNPYQVFDLDNGGPLPGLYVFRNIQNYKILVCGGDGTIGWVLQCLDNVGQDSQCSNPACAIVPLGTGNDLARVLRWGPGYTGGEDPLNLLRDVIDAEEIRLDRWTVVFHPEDKPDDNVNKQSNSTGKEKRKLSKIKVTNEQIRRAVVASSTSEDKAQIFVMNNYFGIGIDADLCLDFHNAREENPGKFISRLHNKSVYVRMGLRKMVGPKMCKDLHKEVRLEVDGKLVELPQVEGIIILNILSWGSGANPWGPEKDDQFSKPNHWDGMLEVVGVTGVVHLGQIQSGLRSAMRIAQGGHIKIHLSSDIPVQVDGEPWVQSPCDVVVLKSALKATMLKKNKFKRRPTEPNILPANGEGGKSTDE, encoded by the exons ATGGCGTCGGTGGCGGGCTCGCAAGAACAGCCGCCCGCCGCGCACGGCCATAGCTTCTGCAAGAAGACCTTCCATAAACCCACCTACTGTCATCATTGCAGCGATATGCTGTGGGGCCTTATACAACAGGGCTTCATATGCgaag TTTGCAACTTCGTTGTACATGATCGTTGCTTGAAGACTGTAGTATCTCCGTGTTCCAGCGTTGCCGCCAGTCAAATTAGG aatCCCGTTGCCCACTGCTGGTCCGAATCATTTCatcataaaagaaaattttgcaaCGTTTGCCGGAAGAGGTTGGACGATTCGGAATCGATCCATTGCGAAA TTTGCGAATATTTCGTACACGTGGAATGTCAGGATTTCGCGGTGGCCGATTGTAAGGAGAACGCGACTTATCTTCCTGGTAAGCAGTTGGTGTACGTCCGCCATCAACATCATTGGCGGGAGGGGAACCTACCCAGCAACTCTAAATGCGCCCTCTGCAAAAAAACTTGTTGGACTACGGAATGTTTGTCCGGATATAGATGCGAATGGTGTGGAATGACG tgCCACGCTGCCTGTCACGTAAGCATAAATAACGAATGCACCTTCGGAATATTGGAACCGATTTATCTACCACCACATGCCGTCAGTATACCAAGAACTGAAGTGCCCATGGAGGCTATAATTGGAGTACAAGTCAGAAGAAAGGACACCCTGTCTC TCGTCAGTACGGAAACAGTGAGGCGGAGCGCCTCTTTGACGAGTATGTTTAAGAGGCTTTCTGTTGTTTTGCCCCATTCTTGTCAGGGCAAGTGCCAGCAGAATTTGTCGCCCCAATTCGACAGAG cgAGGAGTACTTCTGAGGAATTTAGTAGTGGGGATACAGGAAAATACAGGGATTCCGAAGATTCTCATGCGTCGGCGCGACAggataaacaaaacaaaaatcaagaaGAAAGAGACGaag AGGCAATCAAAGTATACGACGGCAACAATTCGTTACGTCGCAGAATATACAGAATAATCGTCGTACCGAGACAGGCGTCGTTGAAACAGGTTTTGACGTTGGCCTTAAGGGCGTTTCACATAACCAAAGATCCGAATTCGTTTCATTTGACGGACCTCTATTCGCCGGACGAGGCCGTTTTACAAGATCCGACTCCGGTATTAACCCTAAACAGAAAAGAGGGTAAAAGACCGGCGGTTTTCCTCCGTTTCAAAGACAGGGACAACGATTCCGGCGAGGTTCGAGTCTACCCCGGCAAATTGCAGGTATCGCAGGCATGCTGCACCGTGCCCGTCGATTCCAATACGACCGTCGGCGGTCTAATAAGCGACGCCCTCAAGAAATTCTCCCTCGAAGACGGCAACGCGGAGAGTTACCGCTGCAGCGAGGTGTTGCTCGACAGAGGCG TTACGGAACGCGTGCTGTCATGGAACGAACGGCCCTGGGAAATAATGAAACAACTCGGCAAAGACAGTATACGCCAGATGGAGTTGATGAGGTTCTATTTGCAATTGAAACAAGACCCGCACGGACCGAATTTGGCGTTGTTCGTCGGTAATTTGCCGCCGAATTTGTCCGAACGCAATTACGAGAACATCCTGACGGATTTTTTGGGGAAAG aaaacaaattttccaaaatcgGTCCGATTTATTACGAATACGGCTCGATGGTGATAACGTACGAGGATTCGGAGAAGGCCGTAAGGGCCCTGTACATTTTGAGGGAGTCCAAGTACGAGGATAAACAACCTTTGTTGG TTATGCTATTACCGAACATCGAACCATCGATGATCCCCCAGGGGGTGCAACCGCTTCTGGTATTCGTAAACGTCAAATCGGGCGGTTGCCAAGGTCTGGAATTGATATCGAGTTTCAGGAAATTGTTGAACCCCTATCAGGTGTTCGATCTGGATAACGGCGGTCCGTTACCGGGTCTCTACGTATTCAGGAACATCCAGAATTACAAAATACTCGTTTGCGGCGGGGACGGTACCATCGGTTGGGTGCTGCAATGTCTCGATAACGTCGGACAGGATTCTCAATGTTCGAATCCCGCATGCGCAATAGTACCGTTAGGAACCg GTAACGATCTGGCGCGCGTCCTGCGATGGGGTCCCGGTTACACCGGCGGCGAGGATCCCCTCAATCTGCTAAGGGACGTTATCGACGCCGAAGAGATACGTTTGGATCGTTGGACGGTGGTTTTCCATCCGGAAGATAAGCCCGACGATAACGTTAATAAACAGAGCAATTCCACTGGTAAGGAGAAGCGAAAACTGTCCAAAATCAAAGTTACCAATGAGCAAATTAGAAGAGCAG TGGTGGCGAGTTCGACTAGCGAAGACAAGGCGCAGATATTCGTGATGAACAATTATTTCGGTATCGGCATCGACGCCGATTTATGTTTGGATTTCCATAACGCCCGCGAGGAAAATCCCGGGAAATTCATCAGCAGGTTACACAATAAGAGCGTCTACGTCCGAATGGGGTTGAGAAAAATGGTCGGGCCGAAGATGTGCAAGGATCTACATAAGGAAGTCAGATTGGAGGTCGACGGAAAATTGGTGGAACTCCCCCAAGTCGAGGgcattataatattgaatattctgAG TTGGGGATCCGGCGCTAATCCTTGGGGACCCGAAAAGGACGATCAATTTTCGAAACCGAACCATTGGGACGGTATGCTGGAAGTCGTAGGGGTGACCGGGGTAGTCCATTTAGGTCAGATTCAATCCGGTCTGCGATCCGCCATGAGAATCGCTCAG gGTGGACACATTAAAATTCATTTGAGTTCCGACATACCGGTTCAAGTGGACGGCGAACCGTGGGTGCAAAGTCCTTGCGACGTCGTGGTACTCAAATCGGCTCTCAAG GCGACaatgttgaagaaaaacaaattcaaacgTCGACCTACCGAACCGAATATACTGCCCGCCAACGGGGAGGGGGGAAAAAGCACAGAcgaatag